The Anas platyrhynchos isolate ZD024472 breed Pekin duck chromosome 3, IASCAAS_PekinDuck_T2T, whole genome shotgun sequence genome includes a window with the following:
- the CLHC1 gene encoding clathrin heavy chain linker domain-containing protein 1 isoform X5, protein MEGQQRNPPFLLEKDRRFLESIRGNILTETEKVGCAEPGPSEERYIIYSNAFDKIIEYVSAYKNILTSIKQEYEAFITRIKNGQRNVFFLRGRLKALESESTALLYYRKRAMELEDKIKAIEKNSAKIENEILKIQNIGKVSSETFGTQEKTVHPAKPIPGLSVEESLSLDSLSKHLAQLDRRLLELKKDGDGKYVPRQKKTKLEQELLHLLAIRDTAEAKRDKLKLRYTRISLVANAISACAKSDKTITLQNVLSQITKNDERALDVPSKMAEDSLEYFESFSELFSSGQYDAAATCAINSPGEILCNEEALKNLKSLSCLEGRNLPLLKYFDTLINASTAAGRLPNLPVTLEAIKCALSEKQLNLVNHWVTQQRLTFSEAVGDLIYDYGKEEPNNMLECLALAQAAYGHSGAYKKVALCLCKQGRIAGAVDYIQQVEHFSLDDYFFLLENCPSTALIRCLSQQWIRKPPFSSMGATILSFISAEHKKHGFQLLEEMNNKTS, encoded by the exons ATGGAGGGGCAGCAGAGAAACCCTCCCTTCCTTTTGGAGAAGGacaggaggtttctggagagcattcGAGGAAACATAttgacagaaactgaaaaagtgggctgtgctgagccagGGCCCTCTGAGGAGCGCTACATTATATACAGTAACGCTTTTGACAAG ATAATAGAGTATGTTAGTGCGTACAAGAACATCCTGACTTCAATCAAACAGGAATATGAGGCATTTATTACAAGAATTAAGAATGGCCAAaggaatgtgttttttcttcgtGGGAGATTAAAAGCTCTGGAATCTGAGTCCACAGCTCTGTTATACTATAGGAAAAGAGCAATGGAGCTTGAAGACAA AATAAAAGCCATTGAGAAGAATTCTgcaaaaattgaaaatgaaatattaaaaattcaaaatatagGAAAGGTGTCCTCTGAAACCTTTGgcacacaagaaaaaacagtacaTCCCGCTAAACCCATCCCAG GTCTGAGTGTAGAGGAATCTCTCAGCTTGGATTCTCTTTCTAAACATCTCGCTCAGTTAGACAGACGGTTGCTGGAATTGAAAAAAGATGGGGACGGGAAGTACGTCCCTCgtcagaaaaagacaaagttaGAACAAGAACTCTTGCACTTACTGGCCATAAGAGATACAGCTGAAGCAAAGAGGGATAAGCTGAAGCTCAG ATACACTAGAATTTCATTAGTTGCAAATGCTATTTCTGCCTGTGCAAAATCAGACAAGACTATCACCCTGCAAAATGTCCTCTCTCAGATCACGAAAAATGATGAAAGAG CTCTTGATGTCCCTAGTAAAATGGCTGAGGATTCACTTGAATATTTTGAAAG TTTCAGTGAATTATTTTCAAGTGGTCAGTATGATGCTGCAGCAACTTGTGCAATAAACTCTCCTGGAGAAATTCTCTGTAATGAAGAGGCTCTAAAGAATCTTAAAT CTCTTAGCTGTCTTGAAGGAAGAAATCTGCCTTTGCTGAAGTATTTTGACACTCTCATAAATGCAAGTACTGCAGCTGGACGCCTTCCAAATTTACCTGTAACTCTGGAAGCAATTAAATGTGCGTTGTCTGAAAAGCAATTAAACCTGGTAAACCATTGGGTTACACAGCAGAG GCTAACTTTTTCTGAGGCAGTGGGAGACCTTATTTATGATTATGGGAAAGAGGAGCCAAACAACATGTTGGAATGCCTGGCTTTGGCTCAGGCCGCGTATGGTCATTCTGGTGCATACAAAAAAGTTGCGTTGTGCCTGTGTAAACAGGGCCGAATTGCTGGAGCAGTGGATTATATTCAGCAAgtggaacatttttctttag atgattACTTCTTCTTATTGGAAAACTGTCCTAGCACTGCATTAATTCGCTGTCTCAGTCAACAGTGGATTAGAAAACCACCGTTTTCATCTATGGGGGCTACAATCCTGTCTTTTATCTCGGCCGAACACAAAAAGCATGGCTTTCAGCTGTTGGAGGAAATGAACAATAAAA CAAGCTGA